The Caulifigura coniformis genome includes a region encoding these proteins:
- a CDS encoding alpha/beta fold hydrolase produces MSEPELMGIEIEGARLAVRLAGEREKPALLLLHGSPSSCRSFRSVIDPLARDCFVIAPDLPGYGQSEPIDRPSFARYADVIEALLARLEVDSFYLYLHDFGAAVGFYLATRAPQRIRGLIIQNGNAHESGLGPAWATTRSFWDEPTPEHEAEAITHLNFEGTRKVYVAGVPADIVARMDPRQWEEDWRIMSLPGRCEKERALVLDYRNHVARFAEIADYLKQWQPPALLLWARHDIFFEIDEVLSWMKALPRMEAHILDAGHKLLETHSAECAVLMSALIRRVEGTLQR; encoded by the coding sequence ATGAGCGAACCGGAGTTGATGGGAATTGAGATTGAGGGCGCCAGACTGGCGGTTCGCCTGGCGGGAGAGAGGGAGAAGCCAGCACTGCTCCTGCTCCACGGGTCCCCCAGCTCTTGCCGATCGTTTCGGAGCGTGATCGATCCTCTCGCGCGGGATTGCTTCGTGATTGCCCCCGATTTGCCGGGGTACGGGCAGTCCGAGCCCATCGACCGACCCTCGTTCGCCCGCTACGCGGATGTCATCGAGGCGCTTCTCGCGCGGCTCGAAGTCGATTCGTTCTACCTCTACCTCCACGATTTCGGCGCGGCAGTGGGGTTCTATCTCGCGACACGCGCTCCGCAGCGGATCCGCGGGTTGATCATCCAGAATGGCAATGCCCACGAAAGCGGTCTCGGGCCGGCGTGGGCGACGACCCGGTCCTTCTGGGACGAGCCGACGCCGGAGCATGAAGCGGAGGCCATCACGCATCTCAACTTTGAAGGGACTCGCAAAGTCTACGTCGCAGGAGTGCCCGCAGACATCGTCGCGCGGATGGATCCCCGGCAGTGGGAGGAGGATTGGCGGATCATGTCGCTTCCAGGGCGATGCGAGAAAGAACGCGCGCTCGTGCTGGATTATCGCAACCATGTCGCGCGATTCGCTGAAATCGCCGATTACCTGAAGCAATGGCAACCGCCAGCCCTGTTGCTCTGGGCGCGCCACGACATCTTTTTCGAGATCGACGAGGTGCTTTCCTGGATGAAAGCACTACCGCGAATGGAGGCACACATTCTCGACGCCGGCCACAAACTGCTTGAAACACATTCGGCGGAATGCGCGGTTCTGATGAGCGCCTTGATCAGGCGGGTCGAAGGAACCCTGCAAAGATGA
- a CDS encoding carboxypeptidase regulatory-like domain-containing protein, which translates to MSVRWGKQLIAAAGLVVAALLSGCGPAEGLASVVGRVTLDGEPLPNAYVQFICSGENAGTSSGRTDSSGDYYLMFSRSKKGARIGPSKVVITTFDLDGTQGGVKRIPEKVPAKYNVKTELTAEVKPGDNTFDFELKSDVGPLPKARPQREDL; encoded by the coding sequence ATGTCGGTCCGATGGGGGAAGCAGCTGATTGCTGCTGCGGGTCTGGTTGTCGCCGCGCTTCTCTCAGGCTGCGGCCCCGCGGAGGGGCTGGCCAGTGTCGTGGGCAGGGTGACGCTCGATGGCGAGCCTCTTCCGAACGCTTATGTGCAGTTCATCTGTTCGGGTGAAAACGCAGGGACGTCATCGGGTCGGACCGACTCGAGCGGCGATTACTACCTGATGTTCTCCCGGTCGAAGAAGGGAGCGCGGATCGGGCCAAGCAAGGTCGTGATCACGACGTTCGACCTGGATGGAACGCAGGGAGGCGTGAAACGAATCCCGGAGAAAGTACCGGCGAAATACAACGTCAAAACCGAGCTGACGGCAGAGGTGAAGCCGGGCGACAACACGTTCGATTTCGAGCTGAAATCCGACGTGGGCCCGCTTCCCAAGGCCCGACCCCAGCGAGAAGACCTGTAG
- a CDS encoding Hsp20/alpha crystallin family protein, giving the protein MSRENDAQVPAVTEMPPPPPERFVCTPPIDIFDNGEGLVLRADLPGVSGETLELQVQDNKLTLFGRVAQQAPDEARLIHQEYRVGDYLRSFILSEDVAHDRISAKLLNGVLEVTLPRAPQTEPRRIQVKTQ; this is encoded by the coding sequence ATGAGCCGCGAGAACGACGCCCAGGTGCCGGCCGTGACGGAGATGCCTCCTCCTCCGCCGGAGCGGTTCGTCTGCACGCCGCCGATCGACATTTTCGACAACGGCGAGGGGCTGGTGCTGCGGGCCGATCTCCCGGGCGTCTCCGGCGAGACCCTCGAGCTGCAGGTGCAGGACAACAAGCTGACGCTGTTCGGCCGGGTTGCCCAGCAGGCCCCCGACGAGGCCCGCCTGATCCACCAGGAGTATCGCGTCGGCGACTACCTGAGGTCGTTCATCCTGAGCGAGGATGTTGCCCACGACCGGATTTCCGCGAAGCTCCTGAATGGCGTCCTGGAGGTCACTCTTCCGCGGGCTCCGCAGACTGAGCCGCGGCGCATCCAGGTGAAGACACAGTAG
- a CDS encoding DUF1398 domain-containing protein has product MNDASSSLRQRLQEILSSAGGFPDLVARLAALGVERYHTDYSRQETTYYLPDGQSVVISQPHPPLPIGQTFSAIEVEKSVRRSQRQEHTYADFLRETMQAGCVGYFAQITGRRVLYFGRNGEVHQELMPAAS; this is encoded by the coding sequence ATGAATGATGCATCCAGCTCTCTCCGGCAGCGCCTGCAAGAGATCCTTTCCTCCGCAGGCGGCTTCCCCGACCTCGTCGCCCGACTCGCAGCCCTGGGGGTCGAACGCTACCACACCGACTACAGTCGTCAGGAAACCACCTACTACCTGCCGGACGGCCAATCTGTCGTCATCAGCCAGCCCCACCCGCCGCTGCCGATCGGCCAAACATTCTCCGCCATTGAGGTCGAGAAATCGGTCCGGCGGAGCCAGCGTCAGGAACACACCTACGCCGACTTTCTCCGAGAAACCATGCAGGCCGGTTGCGTCGGCTATTTTGCCCAGATCACTGGCCGCCGCGTGCTCTACTTCGGCCGCAACGGAGAGGTCCACCAGGAACTGATGCCAGCTGCGTCATGA
- a CDS encoding DciA family protein, which produces MGRLIQMRGYGRPQGDAELRDLWSSIAGEQIAAGTRVMGLKNGVLTVGVNSSPLLSELSSFHHERLLEALQAKHGKRIRDLKFKRTTTRG; this is translated from the coding sequence GTGGGTCGGTTGATCCAGATGCGGGGCTACGGGCGTCCGCAAGGGGACGCCGAACTGCGTGACCTCTGGTCGTCGATCGCCGGCGAGCAGATTGCGGCGGGGACACGCGTGATGGGGCTCAAGAACGGCGTCCTGACGGTCGGTGTGAACTCGTCGCCCCTTCTGAGCGAGCTGTCGTCGTTCCACCATGAACGGCTGCTGGAGGCCCTGCAGGCTAAGCACGGGAAGCGGATCAGGGATCTGAAGTTCAAGCGGACGACCACCCGCGGGTGA
- a CDS encoding epimerase — translation MSALRSGRVVIAGGSGFLGVSLAQHLALQGLDVIILSRRAPRAVGPWKHVAWDARTTGPWIHELNGAAGLVNLVGRSVDCIKTPDHQDEILRSRVESTRVLGDAMRSIDSPPPVWVQMSTAHIYGDPPDVVCNEDSPTGYGLAPFVGRAWEEAYQSSVLAEQRQVILRTSFVIGRDRGAGGGALARLKTLVHWGLGGTVGTGRQGMSWIHEADMNCLFERALFDETMSGVYIASSPHPVTQRAFMASLRRAMKMPIGLPAFEWMVRLGAPLVMQTDPELALYGRFVTSARLEDERFEFRYPDLDSAFADLVAS, via the coding sequence ATGTCCGCGTTACGTTCTGGACGAGTTGTCATTGCCGGCGGAAGCGGCTTTCTGGGCGTCTCGCTCGCTCAGCACCTGGCCCTCCAGGGCCTCGACGTCATCATCCTTTCAAGGCGGGCCCCGCGGGCGGTGGGGCCATGGAAGCACGTGGCCTGGGACGCACGCACGACCGGCCCATGGATCCACGAACTCAACGGCGCGGCCGGCCTCGTCAACCTGGTGGGCCGCAGCGTCGACTGCATCAAGACCCCCGACCACCAGGACGAAATCCTCCGCTCTCGCGTCGAGTCGACCCGCGTACTGGGTGACGCCATGCGGTCCATCGACTCGCCTCCGCCCGTGTGGGTGCAGATGAGCACGGCCCACATCTACGGCGACCCTCCCGACGTCGTCTGCAATGAAGATTCGCCAACAGGGTACGGCCTGGCGCCGTTCGTCGGTCGTGCCTGGGAGGAGGCCTATCAGTCGAGTGTCCTCGCGGAGCAGCGGCAGGTCATCCTTCGAACCAGCTTTGTGATCGGGCGCGATCGCGGAGCGGGCGGCGGGGCCCTGGCGCGTCTGAAGACGCTGGTCCACTGGGGACTCGGCGGCACGGTCGGAACCGGACGGCAGGGGATGAGCTGGATTCATGAGGCCGACATGAACTGCCTCTTCGAAAGGGCGCTGTTCGACGAAACGATGAGCGGCGTTTACATCGCCTCCTCGCCACACCCCGTCACCCAGCGGGCCTTCATGGCCTCGCTCCGACGCGCGATGAAAATGCCGATTGGCCTTCCGGCCTTCGAGTGGATGGTCCGCCTCGGCGCGCCGCTCGTGATGCAAACAGATCCGGAGCTGGCGCTGTACGGGCGGTTTGTGACCTCAGCGCGTCTGGAGGATGAGCGTTTCGAGTTTCGTTACCCCGATCTCGATTCCGCCTTCGCCGACCTCGTGGCTTCATGA
- a CDS encoding DUF1559 domain-containing protein has translation MRATRARGFTLIELLVVIAIIAILIALLLPAVQQAREAARRTQCKNNLKQISLALHNYHDTYNTFPPGQVYCKGSGVACNGSRPTWSYGWTWTTFLLPYIDQAPLFNRFNTSLNLYDPINVDLIKTPNPAYQCASDASRRPTVSPSGTTDPRVLATSNYCANGGSFANSFNSPNDVSVNTAVGFSSWVNGVLGRDSKINLRDITDGTSNTLAVGEVTHYNFTWDPTLYGHWDVPSGTACCSLIAMRHGNQKLNPPPTASQVVRREGFHSFHEGGAQFAICDGSVRFISENIQDTNRQRDATTQADQFDTANGGANYGLYQRLFSRADGMVIGEF, from the coding sequence ATGCGTGCGACTCGAGCGCGGGGATTTACGCTGATTGAGCTGCTGGTGGTGATTGCGATTATCGCCATCCTGATTGCGCTGCTGCTGCCGGCCGTGCAGCAGGCGCGGGAGGCGGCCCGGCGCACCCAGTGCAAGAACAACCTGAAGCAGATCTCACTGGCCCTGCATAACTACCATGATACTTACAACACATTTCCGCCGGGCCAGGTGTATTGCAAGGGGAGCGGAGTGGCGTGCAACGGCAGCCGTCCGACATGGTCGTATGGCTGGACGTGGACGACGTTCCTGCTGCCTTATATCGATCAGGCGCCGCTGTTCAACCGGTTCAATACGTCCTTGAACCTGTATGACCCGATCAATGTCGACCTGATCAAGACTCCCAATCCGGCCTATCAATGCGCGTCGGACGCCTCGCGCCGGCCGACAGTGTCGCCCTCTGGAACGACCGATCCGCGGGTGCTGGCGACGTCGAACTACTGCGCCAACGGCGGGTCGTTCGCGAACAGCTTCAACAGCCCGAATGACGTCAGCGTGAACACGGCGGTCGGCTTTTCAAGCTGGGTGAACGGCGTGCTGGGTCGCGACTCGAAGATTAATCTCCGCGACATCACCGACGGCACTTCCAATACTTTGGCGGTCGGGGAAGTGACGCATTACAACTTCACCTGGGATCCGACCTTGTATGGCCACTGGGATGTTCCGTCGGGAACGGCCTGCTGCTCGCTGATCGCCATGCGTCATGGAAACCAGAAGCTGAATCCCCCGCCGACGGCCTCTCAGGTCGTGCGTCGGGAAGGCTTCCACAGCTTCCATGAAGGAGGCGCGCAGTTCGCGATCTGCGACGGGAGCGTGCGCTTCATCAGCGAGAACATCCAGGACACGAACCGTCAGCGGGATGCAACGACTCAGGCGGACCAGTTCGACACGGCGAACGGCGGGGCGAACTACGGCCTGTACCAGCGGCTGTTCTCGCGGGCCGATGGCATGGTCATCGGCGAGTTCTGA
- a CDS encoding sulfatase family protein — MNNVAFSHGRRLLALQVVVLIAVVLLPAGPRAARGAERPNIVVILADDLGYGDVQCNNPDRGKIATVQIDRLAASGMRFTDAHSSSGVCSPSRYALLTGRYHWRTRLQRGIVGLWERPLIAPDRLTIAGMLKKEGYQTACIGKWHLGWDWPIESEKLPLFKGVKDRDERATEAQQAAWKETFSKELGGGPTTRGFESYFGTDVPNWPPYCFIENTRTLGIPTEFLPSRLFVANQASMQGPALADWTLEPILPALQDRAVKFIAAASREKRPFFLYMPLTSPHTPLAVNEKWRGSSGLNDYADFVLETDAVVGAVVDAIDAAGQRDNTLIVFTSDNGCAPYIGAAELEKRGHFPSGPLRGYKSDAWEGGHRVPFIVRWPGVAPAGEVCHQLVHHTDVMATIAEALSLSLPPTAGEDSFSLVPLLRGSDVPVRNSAVSHSSQGLAAIRQGDWKLICGKGSGGWGKGKDDQLAQLYNLRDDIGESRNLYSERPEIVASLMSLMADTVNNGRSTPGPVQPNDVNVNWRQFLEK, encoded by the coding sequence ATGAACAACGTGGCGTTCTCACACGGGCGGCGGCTGTTGGCGCTGCAGGTGGTCGTGCTCATCGCAGTCGTGCTTCTTCCGGCGGGGCCGCGGGCTGCGCGCGGAGCGGAACGGCCGAACATTGTCGTCATCCTGGCGGACGATCTCGGCTACGGGGACGTGCAGTGCAACAACCCAGATCGGGGGAAGATCGCGACGGTACAGATCGATCGATTGGCCGCGTCCGGAATGCGGTTCACCGACGCCCATTCCAGTTCGGGGGTCTGTTCGCCGTCGCGCTATGCGCTGCTGACGGGTCGTTATCACTGGCGGACGCGCTTGCAGCGGGGAATCGTCGGGCTATGGGAGCGGCCGCTGATTGCTCCGGACCGGCTGACGATCGCCGGCATGCTCAAGAAGGAGGGGTACCAGACGGCGTGCATCGGGAAGTGGCACCTGGGGTGGGATTGGCCGATCGAGTCGGAGAAGCTGCCGCTGTTCAAGGGGGTCAAGGATCGCGACGAACGGGCGACGGAGGCGCAGCAGGCTGCCTGGAAGGAGACGTTCTCGAAGGAGCTGGGCGGGGGGCCGACGACGCGCGGTTTCGAGAGCTATTTCGGCACCGACGTGCCCAACTGGCCTCCGTACTGCTTCATTGAGAACACGCGGACTCTCGGAATCCCGACCGAGTTTCTTCCCTCGCGGCTGTTCGTGGCCAACCAGGCGAGTATGCAGGGGCCGGCGCTCGCGGACTGGACGCTGGAGCCGATCCTTCCGGCACTTCAGGACAGGGCCGTGAAGTTCATCGCCGCGGCGTCGCGCGAGAAGCGGCCGTTTTTCCTATACATGCCGCTGACGTCTCCCCACACGCCGCTGGCGGTCAACGAGAAATGGCGGGGGTCCAGCGGGCTCAACGACTATGCGGACTTCGTGCTGGAAACGGATGCGGTGGTGGGGGCCGTGGTCGATGCGATCGATGCGGCGGGCCAGCGCGACAACACGCTTATCGTGTTCACCAGCGACAACGGGTGCGCCCCGTATATCGGTGCAGCCGAGCTCGAGAAGCGTGGCCACTTTCCGAGCGGCCCGCTCCGGGGCTACAAGTCGGACGCTTGGGAAGGGGGGCATCGCGTCCCGTTCATCGTGCGTTGGCCGGGCGTGGCGCCGGCGGGCGAGGTGTGCCACCAGCTGGTGCATCACACCGACGTGATGGCGACGATCGCGGAGGCTCTTTCGCTTTCGTTGCCGCCAACGGCCGGCGAGGACAGTTTCAGCCTGGTGCCGTTGCTGCGGGGCTCGGACGTGCCGGTCCGGAATTCCGCAGTCAGCCATTCTTCGCAGGGTCTGGCAGCGATTCGACAGGGGGACTGGAAGCTGATCTGCGGGAAGGGATCGGGAGGGTGGGGCAAGGGGAAAGATGACCAGCTGGCCCAGCTCTACAACCTGCGAGACGACATCGGGGAGAGCCGGAATCTCTATTCCGAGCGGCCTGAGATCGTGGCGTCGCTGATGAGTCTGATGGCCGATACGGTCAACAACGGCCGGAGCACGCCGGGGCCGGTCCAGCCCAACGACGTGAACGTCAACTGGCGGCAGTTCCTGGAGAAATGA
- a CDS encoding AlkA N-terminal domain-containing protein yields MALDDDVCYRALTARDARFDGVFFVGVKSTGIYCRPICTAKTPGRRRCAFFESAARAERDGFRPCLKCRPELAPGHAPVDQSRSIARAAASRIQAGALSEGNDLEDLAASLGLSSRQLRRTIRRELGVSPVELAQTNRLLLAKRLITETRLPMTQVAFAAGFESIRRFNALFQSHYRLTPGEMRRAAPESAIDDSIRLVLAYRPPFDWESLIEFLQARAIPGVESIEAGRYVRTVGLGVHRGWLSVSPKAGRHQLTVELAGQLTPVLPSILARLRALFDLDARPDLIAAHLASDARLAPLFERSPGLRVPGAFEGFELGVRAILGQQVTVRGASTLAGRLADQLGEPIATPFVALTRVMPTAAAVAGSSISRLMGLGLPSARAESLQSFASHVERGDIDLESAAAPDSIVAALKELPGIGDWTAEYIAMRALHWPDAFPSGDLGLLKASGATSAKGLAAEAESWRPWRAYAAMHLWKNLSGLERIPKAQKKER; encoded by the coding sequence ATGGCTCTTGATGACGACGTCTGTTACCGCGCCTTGACGGCCCGGGATGCCCGCTTTGACGGCGTGTTCTTTGTCGGAGTGAAGTCGACGGGAATCTACTGCCGGCCGATCTGCACGGCGAAGACACCAGGCCGCCGCCGTTGTGCGTTTTTCGAAAGTGCGGCCCGCGCCGAACGTGACGGGTTTCGTCCGTGCCTGAAGTGCCGGCCGGAACTGGCGCCGGGTCATGCCCCGGTGGATCAGTCGCGATCGATTGCCCGGGCGGCGGCGTCTCGAATCCAGGCAGGCGCCCTGTCGGAGGGGAACGATCTGGAAGACCTGGCCGCGAGCCTGGGACTGAGTTCGCGGCAGCTTCGTCGAACAATCCGGAGGGAGCTGGGAGTCTCGCCGGTGGAGCTGGCCCAGACGAATCGGCTTCTCCTGGCAAAACGACTGATCACCGAGACGCGGCTGCCGATGACGCAGGTCGCCTTCGCGGCCGGATTCGAGAGCATCCGGCGTTTCAACGCGCTGTTTCAATCGCATTATCGACTGACGCCGGGGGAGATGCGTCGGGCAGCGCCGGAATCGGCCATCGACGACTCCATTCGACTGGTGCTTGCGTACCGGCCTCCGTTCGACTGGGAGTCGCTGATCGAGTTCCTCCAGGCACGGGCCATTCCGGGCGTGGAGAGCATCGAGGCGGGCCGCTATGTGCGAACTGTCGGCCTGGGCGTGCATCGTGGCTGGCTGTCGGTGTCTCCGAAGGCCGGTCGTCATCAACTGACGGTCGAACTTGCCGGTCAGCTGACGCCGGTGCTGCCGTCGATCCTTGCCCGATTGCGAGCTCTGTTCGACCTGGATGCCCGGCCCGACCTGATTGCGGCGCACCTGGCGAGTGATGCGCGTCTGGCTCCGCTGTTCGAACGGAGTCCGGGATTGCGCGTGCCGGGGGCGTTCGAGGGATTCGAGTTGGGAGTGCGAGCGATCCTGGGGCAGCAGGTGACGGTCCGTGGAGCGTCCACGCTGGCAGGCAGGCTCGCGGATCAATTGGGAGAACCGATTGCGACGCCGTTCGTGGCGCTGACGCGTGTGATGCCGACGGCCGCGGCCGTCGCCGGCAGTTCGATCTCGAGGCTCATGGGCCTGGGATTGCCGAGTGCCCGTGCGGAAAGCCTGCAGAGTTTCGCATCCCATGTGGAGCGTGGCGACATCGATCTGGAATCGGCAGCGGCTCCCGATTCGATTGTGGCAGCACTGAAAGAGTTGCCGGGAATCGGCGACTGGACGGCCGAGTACATCGCGATGCGGGCCCTGCATTGGCCCGACGCCTTTCCATCCGGGGACCTCGGATTGCTGAAGGCGAGTGGCGCGACATCAGCAAAGGGGCTGGCTGCAGAAGCGGAGTCGTGGCGGCCGTGGCGGGCGTACGCCGCGATGCATCTGTGGAAGAATCTTTCCGGTCTCGAACGAATCCCGAAAGCGCAAAAGAAAGAACGGTGA
- a CDS encoding methylated-DNA--[protein]-cysteine S-methyltransferase, whose amino-acid sequence MLATKCHTQIDSPVGVVVLERDGDFLTGVYLPNHKGWSGPAGECRREDALLTAASRQVEEYFAGERTAFDVPVRLTGTPFQERVWQELTRIPYGVTISYGELARRVGQPTASRAVGAANGRNPISILVPCHRVVGSKGELTGYGGGMEAKRWLLEWEAMRRRETAGESLLVGLPG is encoded by the coding sequence ATGTTGGCAACGAAGTGTCACACGCAAATCGATTCGCCGGTGGGTGTGGTCGTGCTCGAGCGAGACGGGGACTTCCTGACGGGCGTGTACCTGCCGAATCACAAGGGCTGGTCGGGGCCGGCGGGGGAATGTCGTCGCGAGGACGCGCTGCTGACGGCAGCGAGTCGGCAGGTGGAGGAGTACTTTGCGGGTGAACGGACCGCGTTCGATGTTCCTGTGAGGCTCACGGGGACTCCATTCCAAGAGCGTGTATGGCAGGAGCTGACGCGAATTCCGTATGGCGTCACGATCAGTTACGGGGAGCTGGCGCGTCGCGTTGGCCAGCCCACTGCGTCGCGGGCCGTGGGAGCGGCGAATGGCCGCAACCCGATTTCAATCCTGGTTCCGTGCCACCGGGTTGTCGGATCGAAAGGCGAGCTGACGGGCTATGGAGGCGGGATGGAGGCGAAGCGGTGGCTGCTGGAGTGGGAAGCGATGCGGAGGCGGGAGACGGCAGGCGAAAGTCTACTGGTGGGGCTGCCGGGTTGA
- a CDS encoding cysteine hydrolase family protein: MSKRALVLIDIQNDYFPGGRWPLSGIESAAGNAARVLEAARRSGDLVVHVRHEFPSEEAPFFTPGSDGAKIHSKVSQQKNEPVVLKHHVNSFRETDLKAILDQHGIEELVICGAMSHMCVDAGVRAASDLGYRSIVVHDACATRDQEFGGTVVPAADVHAAFMAALQFGYAKVVSTEEWLAGSSAG; this comes from the coding sequence ATGTCCAAGCGTGCGCTCGTCCTGATCGACATCCAGAACGACTACTTTCCCGGAGGCCGGTGGCCTTTGAGCGGGATTGAGTCGGCGGCCGGGAACGCCGCGCGGGTACTGGAGGCGGCGCGCCGATCGGGGGACCTGGTCGTCCATGTACGTCACGAGTTTCCTTCAGAGGAAGCGCCGTTCTTCACGCCCGGATCGGATGGAGCGAAGATCCATTCGAAGGTGAGCCAGCAGAAGAATGAGCCGGTCGTGCTGAAGCATCATGTGAATTCGTTCCGGGAGACCGACCTGAAGGCGATTCTCGATCAGCATGGGATCGAAGAACTGGTGATCTGCGGAGCGATGAGCCACATGTGCGTTGACGCCGGTGTGCGTGCGGCGAGCGACCTGGGATATCGCTCGATTGTCGTTCACGATGCGTGTGCGACGCGGGATCAGGAGTTCGGCGGGACGGTCGTGCCGGCGGCCGATGTTCATGCGGCGTTCATGGCCGCGCTGCAGTTTGGCTATGCGAAGGTGGTGTCCACCGAGGAATGGCTGGCCGGGTCTTCGGCTGGCTGA
- a CDS encoding Hsp20/alpha crystallin family protein, giving the protein MAVFRWGSPLEAFRDMEREMDRVLRTVNQAFEGLRVGRPYPPVNVYELPSEYLLTAELPGVRTEDLELSVVNGQLVLRGQRVEPNDPPPERYRRNERPHGQWERSIPLPERVQEEQMSAEFINGVLTVHLPKTPSAQPRQIPISETNS; this is encoded by the coding sequence ATGGCTGTTTTTCGCTGGGGTTCACCGCTGGAAGCATTTCGCGACATGGAGCGCGAAATGGATCGCGTTCTGCGCACGGTGAACCAGGCGTTCGAGGGGCTCAGGGTCGGTCGGCCTTATCCCCCGGTGAACGTGTACGAGCTGCCGTCGGAATACCTGCTGACGGCGGAACTCCCTGGCGTGCGGACCGAAGACCTGGAACTCAGCGTGGTCAACGGTCAGCTCGTGTTGCGCGGGCAGCGCGTCGAGCCAAACGATCCGCCTCCGGAACGCTATCGCCGGAACGAACGGCCTCATGGCCAGTGGGAGCGGTCGATTCCGCTTCCTGAGCGTGTGCAGGAAGAGCAGATGTCGGCGGAGTTCATCAACGGAGTGCTGACGGTTCATCTGCCGAAGACTCCTTCCGCACAGCCGCGACAAATCCCCATCAGCGAGACGAATTCATGA
- a CDS encoding MarR family winged helix-turn-helix transcriptional regulator: MRIVAGHSSVSELDSHVGYWLRTVSNHVSHAFQRKVEDSGVTVAEWVVLRLLHGSEPVNPSQLAERMGMTRGAVSKLVERLVRKQLVERLASRDDRRFQTVGLTADGRKLVPVLARLADRNDHEFFGQLSAADRRKLVAQLRQIARFHGWQNSPVD, from the coding sequence ATGCGAATCGTGGCCGGACACTCCAGCGTCAGCGAACTCGACAGCCACGTCGGATACTGGCTGCGCACCGTCTCGAACCACGTCTCCCATGCGTTCCAGCGCAAGGTGGAAGACTCCGGCGTCACCGTCGCCGAATGGGTCGTGCTCAGACTGCTGCACGGCTCCGAACCGGTGAACCCCAGCCAGCTCGCCGAACGGATGGGAATGACCCGCGGAGCCGTCTCCAAACTCGTCGAACGCCTCGTCAGGAAACAACTCGTCGAACGCCTCGCCTCCCGCGACGACCGGCGATTCCAGACCGTCGGCCTGACCGCCGACGGTCGAAAACTCGTCCCCGTCCTGGCGCGCCTGGCCGACCGGAATGATCACGAATTCTTCGGCCAGCTCAGCGCGGCCGATCGCAGGAAGCTCGTCGCCCAACTCAGGCAGATCGCTCGCTTCCACGGATGGCAGAACTCACCCGTGGATTGA